In the genome of Mercurialis annua linkage group LG8, ddMerAnnu1.2, whole genome shotgun sequence, the window AGCCATTAGAGAGGCATTTTTTCAGCACGCAACGAGTGGACTGTGTTAGTGTCAAAGATTCTCCTAACCTTGCTGCTCTTCACGACCGTTGTTCCAAATTTTTAGCTCAATTTCCTCGGTAAAATCAAATTCCTTTTGATTATCCAAATATAATATGTAGCATACATCTTAAGTGACTCAAGTGAGTTGCCGAGATATGTTTTCTTTCTTGATAGCCTTAACTTAAGACTTTGTTAAACAGACTCTAATTTCATAAGTACATACATGTCAGTAGCCCTTCAAACCTTAACAACTGCGTTTTTTGAGCTCGGGTTCTTAATAGACTTGTTGCATAATGTTGGTTCAAGCACATGCTTGACTGTGTGCTAGAATACATCTCTATAAAATGAGCAAAGCTTGCTGTTGTTAATCATTTTGACCTGAACTGGAATCTACCGTTAGATTAGATGTTTCCCCAATGTTGCTCCTAAACCAAAACAAAAAGCTGGGGCTAGATACCTGTTTTAAGGCAAAAGTGAACAAATATATTACTGAgcaatattacataaaaaacttaaattttttcCTGTTTCTTTCATCTAATtttcaaatttccatttttacaATTATAGTGCTCGCCTTCTTTTGCATTGGCTTGTTTGTTCTTTAGCCATGTGCTTTATGAATTGTTTTACCTCTAGTTGCTCACGTAATTTTCTTATTATCTATTGGTTATTATCTCCAGAAACGATGGCAGCATGTCTTCCATTGGCCGTATTGCTATTCAGTCATTTTGTGATCCACAATGTGAATATTCTAATTTGGTATGTAGTGATCAAACTTTTCTCTTATGTTTAATCATCTCAAGAGACTAATTTTTAGTATGAGGATGTATATAGGGAACTGAAAGCAAATCCCTCTGACCACATTTTTCAGCTGGCATCACCCACTTTAGATTTTCATAAATGATATTGTTGCAGGAATGGGACGTGCTTATCTTTATTAGATCTCTGAAAAGCATGCTACGGTCTGCAAATGCAGTTGCTGTTATTACCTTTCCACCTTCTCTTCTTTCAGAATCCTTCTGTAAAAGATGGCAGCATATGGCGGACATTTTATTTTCTGTCAAAGCAATCCCAGGTTTTCATTTATTCGCTTTCATACGTGCTGTTGTTTTGTTCACTTCAATTGTTTCTCAAACTTCCACGAAATGCTTTCTTGGTTTCTCTCAGATGATGACAAAGAACTGGCAAAACTTCTTACTGGATACCAGGACATGGTTGGCTTCCTTAACGTACACAAAGTAGCGCGGATGAATTCTCAGGTACTGTTTTAGTGTGCTTTGTTGTAATCATATCAACATTTATGCTTCTTTACTGAGAGCTTTGAATATGTCATGCAAAACACATATTTGGGTCCTGCACTTGTCCACTTTTTGGCATTAAATTCCTATACTTTTATTTGTCAACGTTGAGTCTCTACACTTctacacttttaattttgtagacATTAGGTCAATCCGTCATAGAAATGAAATGCGTGTACTCCATGCACCATTTTGTGCGACTAGGATAGGTTATctattcatttttttactttgactttattaaaatttagtccTGACACTTTTACTATAAAAACACGAAGTCCTTAAATTGATTTTCCCCGGTCTGAATTGACACCGTTAACACCTTTTGTGACGGAGGGATCCAATTTCTACAAATTAAAAGTGCAAGGACCCAATGTTGACAAATAGAGATGCATGGACCTAAAACTGTGTTATGCTAAAATGCAAATAGAcctctttaatattttttacgtTATCTGTACTTCAAGTTCTTAATCTTACTGATATCAACTTGACAACAGGTACCTCTGATTCTCGAGGCAACAACATTCTCAATAAAATTACACAAGCGCAGATACTTGGTTTTAGAATGTCTAAATCAAGCTCCTATTGATGGTTCAAGTGGGAGTTCATATGGAACCTCCGGCAGTTGTTCCTCGTCCACCAAAACTGGAAGCCTCGATTTTTAGTAAGACTGCAATGTTGCGTTCGAGCTTATCACCTTGTAAAATTTACACCAAGAGCTGATCTTGAACACAAGTCTCCATCTAGATTCCTACTATAATATCTTCTAGCATCCGAGTTCTAACTCATCTTCAACGTCCGGAACAGAATCAGCCGCCCTGCTGCCATTTCCAAATTTATTGGCGGATTATAACATCGATTAGTCAGTGAAAGCCGCTATTCCTTATGGAGAGGCCGAAGTGTGAAACCAAGCTATAAGTATATGGTTTCGGAAAGTTTTTCTGAAGACGAATTTTAAggggatttttttttatctatatcgATTTTTTTGTATCACTATATGATAAAAGACACtcgatattttatatttatccaATAGGAATATAATATATAGTTTGGAATTTATTCAATTCCATAGAGTGATGATGCAATAAAATcagattaaataatttatttttcttattttgtatttatttcttttttctttcaaaaacatGATGTGGAGAGTTATGGGATTGAAGGCCACTCTCACTTAACCTAACTTATGTACAAAGcaataaatgttaaaaaacttGACCCATACTCTATCTAACTAAACAACTAATACGGTCAATCAGCTCTAAACGGCTCGTCGTATAATCGTATTACTAAACTCCTGTCGAGCATGTTCTATTCATTCTAGCTCAGCTTGAAAATCACCGCTGAGTTCCAAATATGGCCAAGCGTTCTCTGTGGCGCACCGGCTCTAAGCTCGCGGCGACGCTGCTCGCCGGAGGTGCGACAGCCACCATCGCTACCTCCGACGATCCAGCAATGACGCTGAAACTCTGCACCGCCGTACCTGTCCGCCTTGCACGTGATACAGCTACTGCCGCATCTATCGCCTTTGGTATATACTTATAAtgttattttcattttctatttaattatcaCTTTTAAATGTCAATTATGAATTAATTTCATCAATTATTTTTCAGTCGTCTGCTTCTATCTATCAATTGTTTATGTAAATTactaattagttaatttcaTGTAAAGTATTAtggaaggaaaatgaaaatttaagaaTCTGcgagttttttttgtttgtggtttgtttattttgtgtgtTACTGTGACTAGATTATGAATATTCACTATGGGGACTACCAGAAGGAAGTGATGAGAGGTCTAAGATCAAACATGACGTTCATTTGCGGTCGGCGCATAAGCTTCAGGAACTGTGTTTCAAAAATGGAGGAATTTATATCAAGCTTGGTCAACACATTGCACAGCTTGTTAGTATTTGCTTCTATTTATGCTTCAttaagttttaaataaattcaattttgtaTTATTGCCTTTATGTATTAACTTAGGACAAAAAGTCTATATGCTTCATAATTCAGTTGAAACATCTATTTATGTGTATAATTTTTAAGAACATAATCAAATTTTCTCCAATTATCTCGAAAATGTTTTTGAAGTAGGAATTTTGGTTTCAAGCATCCATTTCCGGAGGTATTACTGTGGCCACTCTATTTCAGATGGATTGTTGGTAATTATGCTATTACCTATGAAGCACCGATACGGGTACGGGTACGGACACTGGTACGGGTACGGGGAACggcattttagaaaaaaataggaTACGGGTACGGCGGGGACacggcaatttttttattttttttaaaatatatatttagtcaTATATAAGCTTTCAAGATGCAAAAACAATGAATCTTATGTTATAAGATGCataattaatatgtaaattaGTTGAATAATTAAAAGGAGGTTACcgctgtgttttttttttaaattaaaaatagggtttagtttcaCTTACTATCTAATTGTATTTGGGTTTGGGCCCATTTAGTTAAATTTCTTATTAAAAAACTCATACTAAAAAAAGacttaaaatcaactaaataccACTAGAAGTGTCCCCCCGAAGTGTCCCCGGCGTGTCCCCAAAGTGTCCCCGGCGTGTCCCCCTCTTTGACCAGTCAAAGGTACGGGGACACGCCACGTGGCGTGTCGGGTACGTATCCCCGCCGTGTCCCCGGCGTGTCCCCGTGTCCCTGAAGTGTCCCCCTAAATACGGCACTCCGGAGGAGTGTCGGTGCTTCATAGGCTATTACTTGATGAAAAGCTTTGGATAATCAAAtctgttatttttttctttctttaggAGTATTTAATCCCTGAGGAGTATGTCAAGACAATGAGGGAGTCAATGCTCAACAAATGCCCAGTCTCTTCATATGATCAAGTGTGTGAAGTTTTCAAGAAAGAGCTTGGGGAAACCCCTGATAAAGTAGGCATCATTTGAGACCATGGCATACTAACATGTAAAAAAATGCTGTTCATTTTTAAGCTTGTAGCTTGCATCTGTTTAATTTTAAGCAATTGATCTTTCTATCATCTGTAGGTTTTTGTCGAGTTTGATCCTGTTCCCGTAGCAAGTGCATCCCTTGCTCAAGTCCATGTTGCTCGGACAGCTGATGGCCAAAAAGTTGCTGTGAAGGTTTCATTTTTGTCACTTTATTCAAATTAAGTTTCATGTTTTAGGTTAAAATCAAATTTCCTAAGAATTATGTGTATTTATGTGTATGATGTATCCAGGTACAACACACTCATATGACAGATACCGCGGCTGCAGATAATGCCTCCGTTGAATTCATTGTGAACACTCTCCAATGGATTTTCCCTTCTTTTGATTACAGGTATTACATTTTGAATTCTAACAGCCTGTCATCATTTGATTGGGATATAGGCTGAGTTCATGGGAGTTGGGTTTATTATTGATGGTTCTAGGCCACCAGTCATTCATACAGTCTTCTCTTTGAAAACATGTGGTACAGAATTTGGCTTTATATGCCACCACTTATTAATGCAGTCTTCTCTTTGTTAATGCTGTGGTCATTTGAAGAATGcataaaaatgatatattatGCACTCAAAAATGCTATTATATCAGGATGTACAGCTTTTTTACTTTAACATTATTGAATATGCCTCTCTCTTATTTGACTACAAGTCAGTATATATGTCCCCGAACAGCTAATTGAAACTTGTTTTTTCCCTGTGTGTAGATGGTTGGTTGCCGAAATGCGTGAAAGTATACCCAAGGCAAGTAGGTTCTGCattttttgaaagttcatgattttttatttgtccacAATTATCTTGACAACATTTGTGAAACAAACTTTCCAAGGTGCTTATGATTTTCTTTATCTGTCACAATATGTTTAAAACCCCCACTGCACTCCTCATTTCTGTCTTCTTATATCTATAATGATTTTTCAAGTAAACTTTTGTCTTTACCTGTGACTACCAGGAACTTGATTTTTTGTTAGAGGCAAAAAATAGCGAGAAGTGTTTGGACAATTTTCGGAAGCTATCTCCTCATATTGCAGACTATATCCATGTACCAAAGGTCTATTGGAACTTGAGTACCTCGAAATTGTTAACCATGGAATTTATGGATGCTGTGCAAGTGAACGATGTGAAGGCTATTCAAAGACTTGGAATTCAACCTAATGAAGTTGCAAAATTAGTAAGTTCAAGACTTTCACTGTGGATTATTAATATCTGATAGTAACAGCTTCCTTAAGAGATTTTATCACTTGCAACAAAAAATGTAGCAGGATATTGGATGGGTATTCTAGGTGTGGTTCAACCGTTCAAGCATTTTGCAGTGCCACAGCCAATAATGAGATTCAAACTGCCTTGATTGTATTTAGCAGCCAATACgttaaactatttttatattttatgtatgaTGTGGTGCCTGTTAATTTTGACTTGGGTGAATTAGAGTAACGGGTACAGTAAGAACCTGACATGTTGCATTTGAGGCTTGTACAGGAACAGCCAATTATTCCCCAAGCAATAGCTTTTGATTCAAGTATGTGTACTGCAAAGCTGCTGATATTTGTCCAGGAAAATTCTGACACTAATTATTTTGAGATAATATTATTGTTTACATCCAATTCCTTTTCAGGTTAGTCAAGCTTTTGCTGAGATGATGTTCAAACATGGATTTGTGCACTGTGATCCACATGCTGCTAACTTGCTAGTTCGCACTTTGCCTTCTGGTAAAAGAAGCATCTTAGGTGAGGACAATTTTAAGCTGAATCACGACCGAGTATCTATTGTATGGTTCCAATAAACAATGCCATCCAAACTTGTATTCTTACTATTGTTGGGAGAGTGAGCATATTGCTGCGTTAGCAAGGCTTCTTCGTTGAATTTAGAGGCTTAGGCGTGATTTGGAGAAGGCTTTGTCCATCTCACTCCTCCCCAGTGATGATCTCGTATAGTTAGACCcaccctttttaatttttgctttaccttttttttttgtcacaattaTACGAGTTAAACTGGTAAGCAAGTTACTCTGCTGGCAGTTGACTTCATTGACCAGCTGTCATTTTGCAGTAACTGTTTAGGTTTTGAAGCTTCTGATATTGAGTTTGAAAATTAACCTGACAGTTAGTGCACCACTTAGTCAAGTAGCTTGATGAACCTAGAGAAATGTTGTGGCAATTGAATGACAAGCATAATGGCATGCTGTCTTTGGATTTTTAAACCCAGCATTATCTTCATGCTTTGAGATTCTTTTTCAGATTAATaacttttatcattttaagtCGGTCTATgaaatattgattttttatgGTTTTCCTTTTGAACAGGCAAGCAGAAACCACAGTTAATTCTTTTAGACCATGGACTGTATAAAGAACTTGACTTTGCTACTAGATTCAATTATGCTGCTCTTTGGAAGGTAAAATAATCTTGCCTTTTGGAAAACCTTTCTTTTCATCATTCATGGACTTCCGTTTTCAATGTCTTTGACTAAACGctaatttttaatctttaatgTTTGTCATAGGCATTGATATTTTCTGATGCTAattcaataaaagaaaatagcATTAAATTGGGTGCTGGAGAGGATCTATATGCATTATTTGCTGGGATTCTTACCATGCGACCTTGGAATAGGGTTGTTGACCCAGCTGTAGATCATTTGGTTATACACGGCAATGACTCTGAGCGTTCAGAACTACAGGTATAGTTGATCAATTAGTTAAAGAATTTCTTTCAGAAAAAGACTTTGGGCTTGTTATAGACAATTTCTTATTATGTTGGTAATATTAGTGGAATCTATATCCTTACTGTATGCTTTACAATGGCTACTTCTTGCAGATGTACGCATCTCAATATTTTCCTCAAATCTCGGAGCTTTTAAGGAGGTTACCACGTGTCATTTTGCTAATGCTGAAGACAAATGACTGTTTACGGGCAGTAAATAATTCTCTGGTATTCTATATTGCCCCTGACCTCATTGTTATCACTTGCTAGCGACTTCCATATGATCCTGAAATCTAGTATTCTTTTTGAAAATTATCCAAGGAAGTTGACCAAAATTTGTTTCGCGCAATTATGAACTGTCTTTTCTTACCCATTAAATGTTGTGTTTTTGCTAGTCGGGTTAGGATGTAGGCTTTTACAACATGGGGAATTTAAATAcagtaaaatatttatcaactaATGTTGAAATGCATTACCTATTGGGAAacagtttttctatttttgttatATACTGAAATGGCCCTGAAGCGTTTTTTGTTTCTGACACGGAAACATTTCAGGAATGCGGAAACAGAGCTTCCTCAAGGTTTCCGTGTATTTGATGGAATAAGTGCATTTGATGCGCAAAGTTAGGACAAACTCGTGTTTAAATTACTTCATTCGATTCGACATCAATGGTGCTGGACTGTTTTAACTTATTTTCTTTGATAATGCATGACATACAGATGCAGAAGTCTTCTGCCGAGACATTTTTCATCATCGGAAAAGTTTCCTCGAAGGCGGTGGTGGAGGCAAAGAAGTTGCAAAGGAGATCTTTCATAAGTAAGATAGATATATGGGTAGAGGAACTTTTATTGGAGGCTCGACTCTGGGGAATGCGGATTGCGTTGTGGCTCTTACAATTCAGAAGAGCTTTGCCTGGTTTAGGGTAGAATTCGTTTCAAATGCTTTACAGAGATTCAATTTCGTCACGGACCATACTCACCTTCTGAAATTTCTTCATATATAATGCAGTAGATTGCAAAATTGACACATTGATTGTTTTCTTTTACTGAAGAACTGATACATGTTGTATCCATTCTATTCTTTGGTTAAATATCtaaacattaaattattttgttggGGTTAATTTAAGCCCCTGAATCCCATTAATTGGGACAGATAGAACCACAGGAATACACTctattatgaaaataataaaatggaacttagtattttttttaatttattttctgattACTAGCAGCTGTTCAATTTAGCTTGGatattttcctctttttttttttttcctttttgctggaattttagtgtttatggcaatttttcttttcttgtaaGGAAAACAAGGCTTAACtcataaactttttaatttttgtttatttgattttttctcAAAATTTGTTATGTCTCTGTATTATTCGTTTTCTATTTAATGGATTTTTCTACGAGTGTGTTACCCAGTGgcagttaaataaaaaaattatttacagcATCATATATGACATGATGAATAATTTCCATGCAGGAATGACAAAAGTTTCATATACTTTTGAATTATTTGATGCCTcttaaaaaattgttatttaacaGGTCCACGTACCAAGTTCAACAAGTCTAGTCAATACGAGAGAATTAATCGACAACATACAAGTCTATAAGATCGAGATATAACTATATCGGTTCAACAACAAAAACATAGCTACCCGAGTTAAGAATAGTCGGGAATAAGAAAGAAGTCATTTGAGGTCGAAAACTCAGAATCATACCAAACCAGAAGCAATGtatacatttttttcttttaattcgaAATTTAGACAAGAAAATCAAATATCTCAGTGAGTTGGATCAACATTCTTTGgagtaaatatatattttcttgaaAGAATGTTAATATAGGGTTTTTTTTTCTATACATGGTAGATATTAGGAGTACCTACctagattaaaaaaatggacAGCTTTGAATAGCAAATAAAATAAGGTGGACCTTGATTGAACACATGTACAATCtgcacattttaaaaatttgacttACACCAAACATAGCTTGTTATTTATTGAGGTATTTAATATAGTATAACAAGTTAGGTAACATAGTTACACACTGACACACGAACTACATCCTCTTCCATAGATGCATATAAGAATGAATAGTTTAAATGGTATTGCGCGTCGGACAATATTCTGTTAAAATTGTTGGATAAATTTCTTTCACGAACGTTAAGTTTTTTTACATTTGCGGTTTAtgcgttttattttttaatccgCCATCTTATAAGTCATCAAAAGAGATCGTAATTCTCAAAggagttataaatatattatgaaaTATCTTCAAGTCTGTGCATTGTTTTTTCAATGATTGCAAGAGAAGTATTTTCTTGTTCACTAACTTAAATATTTCCATCACTATCAATAATTTTGGCTAAGCCAAATAGATAGTTAGATACTAGCCTTTTTTCGGATGGAtttctttgtttgtttttcgtttttcttcaaaaatatttgttttgtttaatattttcGCGAATAAGTATATCACAATCATTTTTATCTCTATTTCCAATCCAGctttgaaaatagaaaaataggtgtacgtaattttatttttattttgaagaatTATGAATTGAATTGTTAAACTGATTcaagttttatttatttgaatataattcataaatttaataacCAGAATCTTTCTTTACTCATAACTAGAATATAAAAGAGGATCGTCATTTCTCTCATTACATAATCAATATCACATAGTCTCTCTATTCCATAATATTTGTTGCATTTGACCTTTTCACCTTACTAAGCTATTTATTACTAagaataaatttagaaaaatatcaattaatgtttttttaagatttttatgtgacaaatattatagaccaatttttttttcaaaaacgacaaatattatgaaccggagaAGTATTAAAAAGGTACTGAATTTGATGCAATTCTTATGAAAAGAATGACGATCTCAATATATAATCATCTAACGGCTAATTAGCAAGCATGAGAATCAGCATAAGAACAGATCAGACAACTCATATGGTAGCCATTAATGTTTgccataaattttattttctcggTTCCAAATTCATagacaataattttattttttgtttcatattatatactccctccgtcccactctaattgacaaaataactaaattacaataaccaatacaaactaataaatgacatagataGTTACTTTTATACCCCtctattgataatggagctaattaatgctattagtatattagtcaaattctcattaaatattcaccatttcCCCATAAAAAGTCTAAATTTAAATGAGGCTAAAGATGGAAAgttaaaggaaaaaattatagttatgttagttttgtcaattagaatgggacaccaaaaactccatattttgtcaattagagtgggacggagggagtacacgTTTATTAATCATAGTACAATGTATTAAAAATAGATTtctaatgaataaaaaattactactatattaaataaataagaacGAGTGCGCTTTTCtttaaattaactcattttaactaaataaaacttaaatatttcatattaaaCTTGTCCTAAACGGCTATCAATTTTCAAGGTAGGAATAATAAAGttaataatcattaatttcCTGTAATGGTCCATCTAATTCATGGCATCTTAGTTCTTGGTTTGTTTTGATGGGGTGAATTTATTAGAGAAATAAAAAGTGGATGGGTGGGTAGGTATGAAAAGGAAGCATGGAGTATTGAATTTGATTGAGATTGTATTTATTTCTTTCACTTTCTTTCTATTGTTTTGCTATAAATAAGATTATAGAGTACACATATAGTATTTTACTAGATGCATATAATTGCAAATGGAAGGTTATGGACTCAACTTCACTTCAAAAACTATAGTCAATTAATAATGGGCGGATTGGTCGATATTGAGAGGAAAATTGgtgataaattatataattattttatatataagatTAATGGAGATCAAATGAGAAAGTCATTTTTGTcatataatttgtatatattatttaaatattgataattttttaagcgtcataaattttatttttaatgattattgatgcaaagttttaatatttatttcaaaaaaatatttagctaatttcatatatttaatcaaaaaatattcacatttaaaagaaaaaaacttttatattttcacCTTAGTTATTATAATGAAATCTAATTTTaaacaagatatatatataatgaacaAAAAGTAGAGGAATGACTTGTCTAATTGATCATTCTGAATACGGTTATTCTTATATCGTAGAATTATaataaaggtttttttttttaattattcattttgaTTCTATCTCAAATTCAGCAATTAGAACATTCACAATTTTTTGATACATGGTATATGATATGTTTCAAACCATGTTcctaaatggattttaactataaaatgacatttttaaattttttatattcagATTAATCTCTACCCAAGTCGggtgaatttctaactctaaatTTTAACCGACTATATATAAATATGATTT includes:
- the LOC126660468 gene encoding elongator complex protein 4, yielding MAATKTRTSSFTRNVAVSSTQNPGIKCGPNGTFFVSSGISDLDKILGGGLPLGSLVVVMEDAEAPHHMLLLRNFMSQGLVQNQPLLYSSPSKDPRGFLGTLPGLSSSKDDKMHKHNPEEEKGLRIAWQYKKYFGENQQSFDGRSDSKQEFCNDFDLRKPLERHFFSTQRVDCVSVKDSPNLAALHDRCSKFLAQFPRNDGSMSSIGRIAIQSFCDPQCEYSNLEWDVLIFIRSLKSMLRSANAVAVITFPPSLLSESFCKRWQHMADILFSVKAIPDDDKELAKLLTGYQDMVGFLNVHKVARMNSQVPLILEATTFSIKLHKRRYLVLECLNQAPIDGSSGSSYGTSGSCSSSTKTGSLDF
- the LOC126660467 gene encoding putative ABC1 protein At2g40090, which translates into the protein MAKRSLWRTGSKLAATLLAGGATATIATSDDPAMTLKLCTAVPVRLARDTATAASIAFDYEYSLWGLPEGSDERSKIKHDVHLRSAHKLQELCFKNGGIYIKLGQHIAQLEYLIPEEYVKTMRESMLNKCPVSSYDQVCEVFKKELGETPDKVFVEFDPVPVASASLAQVHVARTADGQKVAVKVQHTHMTDTAAADNASVEFIVNTLQWIFPSFDYRWLVAEMRESIPKELDFLLEAKNSEKCLDNFRKLSPHIADYIHVPKVYWNLSTSKLLTMEFMDAVQVNDVKAIQRLGIQPNEVAKLVSQAFAEMMFKHGFVHCDPHAANLLVRTLPSGKRSILGKQKPQLILLDHGLYKELDFATRFNYAALWKALIFSDANSIKENSIKLGAGEDLYALFAGILTMRPWNRVVDPAVDHLVIHGNDSERSELQMYASQYFPQISELLRRLPRVILLMLKTNDCLRAVNNSLMQKSSAETFFIIGKVSSKAVVEAKKLQRRSFISKIDIWVEELLLEARLWGMRIALWLLQFRRALPGLG